In one Oscillospiraceae bacterium genomic region, the following are encoded:
- a CDS encoding beta-N-acetylhexosaminidase: MKGQIKMINFKFLPEELKDGINQLKDFIKESFVLEDINIIAERGETNEIEYKDGIYKIIYQKKVYFFRALSLIKDTRNKLDISEPSKIANAGVQLDLSRNAALTVSSLKEYMDYMAKMGMNKLYLYMEDMFEVPKRKYFGYLRGRYTKEELKEIDDYGFNYGIEVIPSIQALGHLYQYLQYEESFDVKDTQGELMVGEEKTYIFIENMIKSVLEPFRTNKILLGMDETHTLGLGNYLKKNGYKNSREIYLKHLNKVFEIADKLDVQAMIYSDMFFNMSSQKGYYYDKDSEITEDTISKIPENATLIYWHYGEEYGCDDYMLKKHKKLKRKVIFFGGAWTWSGHLPETNYALECTELALRACSKYNIDETIITVWGDNGNECNHFYSLLTLCYAAEYSYGNEKKYRERFECITGTSPEMFENMSAYQNAYGNTVKLTDFTKRFHGKTLFYQDILLGKADLYLKEQPMSEHYSKYAEKFSEYAKTKNVWQPHYEYISYIFKTLEIKCYIAEKLRDAYKKQDKKELSKIASLLKNDLYLFIDTCHKMHKKLWFLYNKPFGWEVIDIRYAGLKARALTAFERIDGYLNGEISIIEELEEEILPYTFSPFTKYPKIATNTYEF, encoded by the coding sequence ATGAAAGGACAAATAAAAATGATAAACTTTAAATTTTTACCGGAAGAATTAAAAGATGGTATAAATCAATTAAAAGATTTTATCAAAGAAAGTTTTGTTTTGGAGGATATCAATATTATTGCGGAACGCGGAGAAACAAATGAAATAGAATATAAAGATGGAATATACAAAATTATATACCAAAAAAAAGTATACTTTTTCAGGGCTTTAAGTTTAATTAAAGATACTCGGAATAAACTTGATATATCGGAACCGTCAAAAATAGCAAATGCAGGAGTACAACTTGATTTATCAAGAAATGCTGCACTTACTGTCAGTTCACTTAAAGAATATATGGATTATATGGCAAAAATGGGAATGAATAAACTTTATTTATATATGGAGGATATGTTTGAAGTTCCAAAGAGAAAATATTTCGGATACCTGAGGGGACGATATACAAAAGAAGAACTTAAAGAAATTGATGATTACGGGTTTAATTACGGTATTGAAGTAATACCCAGCATTCAGGCATTGGGGCACCTTTATCAGTATTTGCAATATGAAGAGTCTTTTGATGTAAAAGATACTCAGGGAGAATTGATGGTAGGAGAAGAAAAAACTTACATATTTATTGAAAATATGATAAAATCAGTTCTTGAACCGTTCAGAACAAATAAAATATTACTTGGCATGGATGAAACTCATACTTTAGGTCTTGGAAATTATCTTAAGAAAAACGGGTATAAAAATTCCAGGGAAATTTATTTAAAACATCTTAATAAAGTCTTCGAAATTGCCGATAAACTTGATGTTCAAGCTATGATTTACAGTGATATGTTTTTTAATATGTCTTCACAAAAAGGATATTATTATGATAAAGACTCTGAAATAACAGAAGATACAATATCAAAAATTCCAGAGAATGCAACTCTTATCTACTGGCATTACGGCGAAGAGTACGGCTGCGATGATTATATGCTGAAAAAACATAAAAAGCTAAAAAGGAAAGTAATATTTTTCGGAGGTGCATGGACGTGGTCAGGGCATCTTCCTGAAACAAACTATGCACTTGAATGTACAGAACTGGCGCTTAGGGCTTGCAGTAAATATAATATAGATGAAACTATTATAACTGTGTGGGGAGATAATGGCAATGAATGTAATCATTTTTACAGTTTGCTTACTCTTTGTTATGCAGCTGAATATTCTTACGGAAATGAAAAAAAATATCGTGAAAGATTTGAGTGTATAACAGGGACAAGTCCGGAAATGTTTGAAAATATGAGTGCCTATCAGAATGCGTACGGCAATACTGTAAAGCTCACCGACTTTACAAAGAGGTTTCACGGAAAAACATTATTTTATCAGGATATTTTGCTTGGAAAGGCTGATTTGTATTTAAAAGAACAACCAATGAGCGAGCATTATAGTAAGTATGCAGAAAAATTTTCCGAATATGCAAAAACAAAAAATGTATGGCAACCTCACTATGAATATATATCATATATTTTCAAAACTTTGGAAATAAAATGTTATATTGCGGAAAAATTAAGGGATGCTTATAAAAAACAAGATAAAAAAGAACTTTCAAAGATTGCTTCGTTGCTGAAAAATGATTTGTATTTGTTTATAGATACTTGCCATAAAATGCATAAAAAACTGTGGTTTTTATATAATAAACCATTTGGATGGGAAGTTATAGATATAAGATATGCAGGGCTTAAGGCAAGAGCACTGACTGCATTTGAACGAATTGATGGGTATTTAAACGGAGAAATCAGTATAATAGAAGAACTTGAAGAGGAAATACTTCCGTATACATTCAGTCCGTTTACCAAATATCCTAAAATAGCAACGAATACATACGAATTTTAA